From a region of the Triticum aestivum cultivar Chinese Spring chromosome 7D, IWGSC CS RefSeq v2.1, whole genome shotgun sequence genome:
- the LOC123163909 gene encoding auxin-responsive protein SAUR36, with the protein MISSRKLAQLSKKWQGIGAIGRRFATSDKDIHPSCSSVAGKGHFVVYSSDGRRFEIPLVCLRTTVFEELLRMSQEEFGFTSDGRITLPCDTTTMEYVMCLLRREASQDVERALLSSIVTTCHRPSRVMQPNSGLNQQFAVHSS; encoded by the coding sequence ATGATCAGCTCCAGGAAGCTAGCTCAACTTTCCAAGAAGTGGCAGGGCATTGGCGCCATCGGGCGAAGGTTCGCAACGTCAGACAAGGATATCCACCCATCATGCAGCTCAGTCGCAGGCAAGGGCCACTTCGTCGTCTACTCTTCCGACGGGAGGCGGTTCGAGATCCCCCTGGTGTGCCTCCGCACAACAGTCTTCGAGGAGCTCCTGAGGATGTCTCAGGAGGAGTTTGGGTTCACAAGCGATGGGAGGATCACGCTGCCTTGTGATACAACGACAATGGAATATGTGATGTGTTTGCTAAGGAGAGAGGCCTCCCAAGATGTTGAGAGGGCACTCCTCAGTTCCATAGTGACGACTTGCCACCGCCCAAGCAGAGTGATGCAACCAAACAGCGGACTTAACCAGCAATTCGCTGTGCACAGCTCCTGA